GCCCTGTTAATATTTGGCGGAATACTCATAATGATAATCATATTACCATGCTTAATACCCTGCTTGAGAGCATTAATAACGCGAGTAATAGTACAGGTAATGCAGCCAGGGAACCCAGCTGACCCGGCTAAAATGCTGTTGCAACGAGGCAGAGAACTGGAAGAGTGGAATCCCTGGACAAATCCTTAGCACActctaaaaagaaaaagggtggaattgtaagaagtgaaagggttaaggttagactgtgctaagatctaagcttacaaaacatatgctgacacattgctaaataaggatataagattcttgcaaaactgtataggtacaatctgtaccttgtggtaatcatgaagaactaaaagggagtcattaagctaggagctgagagcggaggtggatgaaacagatggagataagctgtactcttgtggctaactccaaggccgatgagtgttttgaaaacttggcagacatggctctgcggatggctaactccaaggacagaggatatgagaaaatgtgtatgtgacccccgaaatgtacaagcctgtggggagggggagagtggagctgactatgaataattgtaggaatgatacagcaactgagggacacgtgataacctacttgaaactgtataaaaggaaatgaaatgtaatgctctgggctcaatactgctggagcagttttgggtccgactctgcagactcgtgaaaaataaagctttgccgctttgcagtttgctgagactcatGGTGTGAGTTATTTCTGacagcttttttttttttttttttttttttttttttttttaggtGTTGGACAGCTTTATTTATAACTTGGTAGCTATTTGATCTCAGAGAATAATTTCCAACATCAAGATGGCAGCAGAAACATCACCACACTGCTGCAGGCCACTGATGGGATAGGCAAGAGAGGGCAAACCACCTAATGGTGGAAGAGTCGGAGGTTAGTGTGGAACAGAGTTATACCCAGCTGCTCGCACGCTTCTATCACCAACTTGTCAGCTGCCGACCCCGATGGGGCAGCGATAAAATCCACGCCACTCTTCTTGGCCCGCTCAACATTGTCCCGGAAAGGGAAAAATGCATCAGAGCTCAGAGCAACACCTCTCAGCTTGGAGATCCAGTTCCTGCGCTCGATCTCCGACAGCAGCTCAGGAGGCTCCTCGAACATCTCCTGCCACTTGGGCAGCTCCGCAGCCTCTATTAGCCCGCCCACATATTGATCGATGGCATTGGCAATCTCAGCCCGCTTGGTGCCCGCTTTGAACTTCATGGCCAGCACCCTTGGGTGATGACGTAGCCACCAGAGGTCGGTCTTGTCCCCTGCCAGCCTGGTGCAGTGAATGCGAGACTGTTGACCTGCACCAATGCCCAGAACCTGACCGTCCTTGGCATAACACACGGAGTTGGACTGCGTGTACTTCACCGCGATGCTGGCCACGATCAGGTCGCGCAGGGCAGACTCCGGCAGATCTGTGGACGAGGTGACCTGGTTTTTTAACAGCAGGCGATCGATGGGTGCATTGTTCCTCTTCTGGGCCAGGTGCAATCCGAAGATAGTCCGGGTTTCGAGCTCGTCTGGTTCATACTCTGGGTCCATCCGTACGACACAATAGTTCCCGTTTTTCTTCTTGGACAGGATTTCCAAGGCCTCCGGCTCGTAATCTGGAGCAATGATTCCATCTGACACCTCTCGGGAGATTATCCGGGCGGTCTGGACATCACAGGCATCTGACAAAGCCACAAAGTCACCAAAGGACGACATCCTGTCAGCGCCTCTGGCTCTGGCGTAGGCTGTGGCCAGAGGGGTGAGATCACTGAACTTGTCATAGACCATACAGACCTTGGCTTCCTCCTCTGTCAATGGCACCCCAACAGCGGCACCTGCAGGGCTGACGTGTTTGAAGGAGGCAGCGGCAGGCAGATCCAGGGCCTGTTTCAGCTCCCTCACCAGTTGCCAGGCATTGAGAGCATCACACAGATTGATGAAACCAGGTGATCCATTCAGAACTTTGAAGGGGAGCTTGGGCCCCAGTGTGTAGATCTGCGCCGGAGTCTGGTGGGGATTCATCCCGTACCTCAGCTGGAGCTGGGATTGTCCCTGGCCACACTCCTTCCGGAGGTAATCGGAAATCGCTGCATCGTACTGGGCTGTGTGAGTGAAGGCCTTCAACGCCAAGGCTCTCCTGGTCTCTGCACAAGTGTCCTTCTGCTCCGAGGCCTCCATTTCCAGGGCGACGGCCTTGTAGTCACTGGGGTCGCACACCACTGTCACCCGGCTCTGGTTCTTGGCAGCTGCCCGCAGCAGGGTCACACCACCGATGTCGATCTGCTCCACAGCCTCAGCCAGGGTCACATCCGGAGCGCAGACCGTTTTCACAAATGGGTACAGGTTGCAGACGACAACCCTTATCAAGCTGAAACCATGTTTCGCAACGTCAGACTTGTCTTCTGGAATGTTCCGAGCCAAGATGCCTCCGTGCACCACTGGATGCAGAGTCTTCACTCGTCCGCCCAACATTTCTGGAAACCCAGTAATCTCCGACACATCCCTGACAGCGAGTCCAGCATCTCGCAGCGCCTTAGCTGTGCCACCAGAAGCCACGAGGGAGAGGCCAACCGAAACCAGGCTCCTGGCGAAGTCCACCAGACCCGTCTTATCAGAGACGCTCAGCAACGCAAGCTCGTTGAGTGCCATCCCGGATGTCCTTCCTCTGCTCCGGCTCCGCGGCGTTCCGACCAGCTCAACACggtcccggacgagcccccaagctGTCAGAAATAACTCACACCatgagtctcagcaaactgcaaagcggcaaagctttatttttcacgagtctgcagagtcggacccaaaactgctccagcagtattgagcccagagcattacatttcatttccttttatacagtttcaagtaggttatcacgtgtccctcagttgctgtatcattcctacaattattcatagtcagctccactctccccctccccacaggcttgtacatttcgggggtcacatacacattttctcatatcctctgtccttggagttagccatccgcagagccatgtctgccaagttttcaaaacactcatcggccttggagttagccacaagagtacagcttatctccatctgtttcatccacctccgctctcagctcctagcttaatgactcccttttagttcttcatgattaccacaaggtacagattgtacctatacagttttgcaagaatcttatatccttatttagcaatgtgtcagcatatgttttgtaagcttagatcttagcacagtctaaccttaaccctttcacttcttacaattccaccctttttctttttagagTGTGCTAAGGATTTGTCCAGGGATTCCACTCTTCCAGTTCTCTGCCTCGTTGCAACAGCATTTTAGCCGGGTCAGCTGGGTTCCCTGGCTGCATTACCTGTACTATTACTCGCGTTATTAATGCTCTCAAGCAGGGTATTAAGCATGGTAATATGATTATCATTATGAGTATTCCGCCAAATATTAACAGGGCTATTCGCCACCAGCTTCCTCCCAGCAGACTATCCAGCCAACTCAGGTTCCCTAAGGATCTCCAAGTTTGTACTGGCACATGGGCCaacttccgaattttgtcggatattttcaacactgcctttccattatcatttatctttaggcaacagtttgtcagattgaactttccacagacccctccctcggaggccaataggtaatccaatgCTAATCGATTTTGGTATATGGCTGTTCTCATCTGgctttgctgctcagccagcaATTCCAGAGCCAATGCGGTTTGGTTGGTGATCACCTCTACTACAGCTTGTAGGCGTATTATTCGATTTAACATATATACCGGGGTTCGGTAACCCcatgacccatcctgggcccaagttGCTGGTCCGTAATATTCAATGATGCGTGCTGGAGGCCACTCGtcgccccattctcccacctttatctcccgctTCTCCCTTCTCAGTGAGTCAAATAACTTGATTCCCAATTCCCTATCTTCATCCTGGGGTAGGAGGAAGAACTCTGGCCTTATAAGGCCTAAgaaacaaactcctccccatcctttcgGCAATTTGGTGTATGCCTGATTCCCACAAATCCAGAACAGACCTTCTGGAACAAATCCTCCTTTCTTTGCTTTCCGCCAGGCTTTCCAAACACTGGGAATTCCTTCGTACGGGTTATGCCCACTGCAATTCCAGATTCCCGAATTGTTTCCCATAGCCGTACAATTGTCCTTTGCCCCTTTAGTTATGTACCAAGTCGGCTCCTCGGGCCACCAAGTggcattattttttgttttagccAACTTTATACTCTGACATGGGCTTTCTCCTACTTTcaccttcccttttctttctacACATACTTGTCCTTCCGGATAGTTTGTTAACTTCCATTCTTGCGTCCTCCCAGTCCTTTTCTTATCCCAATCATGAGCCAATAGCTCCCACACACTCAAACTCTCACCTATCCATGGCCATTGCTCGCTCATGTGGGGTcccccacaaacccaacagtcactTACATTTAAACTTGTAGCTATTCGAGTTGCTAAGTCTATAAACAGGTTTTCCTTCATTTCCGGTCTTGTTTTTCCATAGGTtccccattcttctctgactccaccaaactctgcccttcctttttctttcctttcacatATCCATTCTGTCTCAGGGCATGTACTTTCTCGTACACTCCaacttctcccttctcctttttcttctctcacTGATCCACCGGGGTATCCCCTGTTCTTTCTCAGGGTATATTTTATTCCTCCCTCTTcacattcctctttttcttttccataacATTGGTCATTTACATGTGAATGTGACACAAGGGCCCCGGGtcgttcttttcctttctccaaaaCTCGGTTCctacacttgtcacatttcccttctatttttccacatacagaattaaatatattacagtcaataatgtaacagtccacattgagttcatttttgttgccttttcagtttcaccaccaacggttcttcactgggaacacaggtccactccgtGTGTCCCTCAGGCTTAACTGGTCCCTTTATTCTGGATGCGTGGGTCCACCCTTTCTCTTTTGTTCGTACGGCCGCCTCGGTGGTtaacaggacctggaaagggccttcccactgtggttgtaacttctccggcttccaggtccgtaccagaacccaatctccaggcacgatctgatgtaaagcaaagtcgagcggcggagtctgggccaagagacccttcttccgcagttctgcaaaggaacgagatagtgccagtaaatagttccttataaaaatatcacccccttgtagcgtggggtacccttcta
The Hemitrygon akajei chromosome 13, sHemAka1.3, whole genome shotgun sequence genome window above contains:
- the LOC140738101 gene encoding bifunctional purine biosynthesis protein ATIC-like, translated to MALNELALLSVSDKTGLVDFARSLVSVGLSLVASGGTAKALRDAGLAVRDVSEITGFPEMLGGRVKTLHPVVHGGILARNIPEDKSDVAKHGFSLIRVVVCNLYPFVKTVCAPDVTLAEAVEQIDIGGVTLLRAAAKNQSRVTVVCDPSDYKAVALEMEASEQKDTCAETRRALALKAFTHTAQYDAAISDYLRKECGQGQSQLQLRYGMNPHQTPAQIYTLGPKLPFKVLNGSPGFINLCDALNAWQLVRELKQALDLPAAASFKHVSPAGAAVGVPLTEEEAKVCMVYDKFSDLTPLATAYARARGADRMSSFGDFVALSDACDVQTARIISREVSDGIIAPDYEPEALEILSKKKNGNYCVVRMDPEYEPDELETRTIFGLHLAQKRNNAPIDRLLLKNQVTSSTDLPESALRDLIVASIAVKYTQSNSVCYAKDGQVLGIGAGQQSRIHCTRLAGDKTDLWWLRHHPRVLAMKFKAGTKRAEIANAIDQYVGGLIEAAELPKWQEMFEEPPELLSEIERRNWISKLRGVALSSDAFFPFRDNVERAKKSGVDFIAAPSGSAADKLVIEACEQLGITLFHTNLRLFHH
- the LOC140738102 gene encoding endogenous retrovirus group 3 member 1 Env polyprotein-like, which gives rise to MKENLFIDLATRIATSLNVSDCWVCGGPHMSEQWPWIGESLSVWELLAHDWDKKRTGRTQEWKLTNYPEGQVCVERKGKVKVGESPCQSIKLAKTKNNATWWPEEPTWYITKGAKDNCTAMGNNSGIWNCSGHNPYEGIPSVWKAWRKAKKGGFVPEGLFWICGNQAYTKLPKGWGGVCFLGLIRPEFFLLPQDEDRELGIKLFDSLRREKREIKVGEWGDEWPPARIIEYYGPATWAQDGSWGYRTPVYMLNRIIRLQAVVEVITNQTALALELLAEQQSQMRTAIYQNRLALDYLLASEGGVCGKFNLTNCCLKINDNGKAVLKISDKIRKLAHVPVQTWRSLGNLSWLDSLLGGSWWRIALLIFGGILIMIIILPCLIPCLRALITRVIVQVMQPGNPADPAKMLLQRGRELEEWNPWTNP